A single window of Neisseria sp. KEM232 DNA harbors:
- a CDS encoding DNA-binding protein, translating to MKAEKIKAGFRERGETMKDWCMARGYDPTYVSRILNGTVKANRGKAHQIALELGLKSKQDAA from the coding sequence GTGAAAGCAGAAAAAATAAAAGCAGGTTTCCGAGAGCGCGGCGAAACGATGAAGGATTGGTGCATGGCGCGTGGCTATGACCCGACGTACGTGTCCCGCATTCTGAACGGAACCGTCAAGGCAAATCGGGGGAAGGCGCATCAAATCGCGCTGGAACTCGGGCTTAAGTCCAAACAAGACGCAGCGTAG
- a CDS encoding DUF3486 family protein, translating into MAKRSVIDQLPEAVRHEFERKLVENGFADYQALSEWLQQQGYEISRSAAHRYGQKVQRRFAAIKNSTEAARLIAEGAADEGDTRSEALMAMLQTELFEALVQIGEMPEDELNALDRFGIMSEGARKISGLITAGTRLKEYQAKVKAKVEAAAENVAKQAKKGGLSDAAAEAIRKQILGIAS; encoded by the coding sequence ATGGCAAAACGCAGCGTCATCGACCAGCTCCCTGAAGCCGTCCGACACGAGTTTGAGCGCAAGCTCGTCGAAAACGGCTTCGCCGACTACCAGGCATTATCCGAATGGTTGCAGCAGCAGGGTTACGAAATCAGCCGCTCCGCCGCCCATCGGTACGGCCAAAAAGTACAGCGTCGGTTTGCCGCCATCAAAAACAGCACCGAAGCGGCACGCCTGATTGCCGAAGGCGCGGCAGACGAAGGGGATACTCGCTCCGAAGCCTTGATGGCGATGTTGCAGACAGAGTTGTTTGAGGCATTGGTGCAGATTGGCGAGATGCCCGAAGACGAGTTAAACGCGCTTGACCGTTTCGGGATTATGAGCGAGGGCGCGCGCAAAATCAGCGGGCTGATTACCGCCGGTACGCGCCTGAAGGAATATCAGGCAAAAGTTAAAGCCAAAGTCGAAGCCGCCGCCGAAAACGTGGCCAAGCAGGCAAAAAAAGGCGGGCTGTCCGACGCGGCTGCCGAAGCCATCCGCAAACAGATTTTAGGTATCGCATCATGA
- a CDS encoding DDE-type integrase/transposase/recombinase — protein sequence MIERLKAVENQAEAMGRGARSAYLKQQAQELGISLATLYRKLEAVSVKPTRKRRSDAGKTELKPEEAKLISAVLVEAMRRNGKRLMSVRQAVEMLRANGKIEAARIDEETGEVMPLSENTITRALREYKLHPDQLLQPEPVSRMKSEHPNHCWQIDPSLCVLYYLPRQSKDTGLRVMKEEEFYKNKPKNVVKIENDRVWRYTGTDHASGTIAVRYYFGGETSANLCDFFIYMMQQKADSLKDPFRGVPRMVMLDPSSANTSAAFKNLCKSLDVHVQINKPGNPRAKGQVEKANDIVETAFESGLRFTEVHDIDQLNALSARWMRYYNGTQKHSRHGMTRYQAWNKIKPEQLILPPPADYCRELAISAPKEAKVSADLEIRFGGRVYSVKGIQGILVGQKVLVGKNPWEVNGARVATYDAEGNEVWVSVPEVVFDEMGFRADAAVIGAEYKAPTDTDAQQHRKELDKLAMGAETLEAAAAKRKGKAVPFGGEIDPYKHQEDTLAARNTLFMPKQGQQMAYNRMEVSEQVLSKVEIAKRLKPRVEADGGDWKQAMAVILKHYPEGVVESKLDEVYDRLKTMGRLKLHKTG from the coding sequence ATGATTGAGCGTCTTAAGGCAGTCGAGAATCAGGCGGAAGCAATGGGACGCGGAGCACGCTCTGCATATCTTAAGCAGCAGGCGCAGGAATTGGGCATCAGCCTTGCCACGCTATACCGCAAGCTGGAGGCAGTCAGCGTCAAGCCAACGCGCAAACGGCGTAGCGATGCGGGCAAGACGGAGCTGAAGCCGGAAGAAGCCAAATTGATTTCGGCGGTTTTGGTGGAGGCGATGAGGCGCAACGGCAAGCGATTGATGTCGGTGCGGCAGGCAGTGGAAATGCTGCGCGCCAACGGAAAAATCGAGGCGGCGCGGATTGATGAGGAAACCGGGGAAGTCATGCCGCTTTCTGAAAACACCATTACCCGGGCCTTACGAGAGTACAAGCTGCATCCTGACCAACTGCTCCAGCCCGAACCGGTCAGCCGAATGAAATCAGAGCATCCGAACCATTGTTGGCAAATCGACCCGAGTTTGTGCGTTTTGTATTACCTGCCCCGTCAGAGCAAGGATACGGGGCTGCGGGTCATGAAGGAAGAGGAGTTTTATAAAAACAAGCCGAAAAACGTCGTCAAAATCGAAAACGACCGCGTCTGGCGGTACACGGGGACAGACCATGCTTCCGGCACGATTGCGGTGCGTTATTACTTCGGCGGCGAGACCAGCGCGAACCTCTGCGACTTTTTCATCTACATGATGCAGCAAAAGGCAGACTCGCTAAAAGACCCGTTTCGCGGCGTACCGCGCATGGTCATGCTTGACCCGAGCAGCGCGAATACTTCGGCGGCGTTTAAAAATTTGTGCAAGTCGTTGGATGTGCATGTGCAAATCAACAAGCCGGGCAATCCGCGTGCCAAAGGGCAAGTGGAAAAAGCCAACGATATTGTCGAGACGGCATTTGAGAGCGGGTTGCGCTTTACCGAGGTACACGACATCGACCAGCTCAATGCTTTATCGGCACGATGGATGCGTTACTACAACGGTACGCAAAAGCACAGCCGCCACGGCATGACCCGCTATCAGGCCTGGAACAAAATCAAACCCGAGCAGCTCATCCTGCCGCCGCCTGCGGATTATTGCCGAGAGCTTGCCATCAGCGCGCCGAAAGAGGCGAAAGTCTCGGCGGATTTGGAAATCCGCTTCGGCGGACGGGTATATAGCGTGAAAGGCATCCAGGGGATTTTGGTCGGTCAGAAGGTTTTGGTCGGTAAGAATCCTTGGGAGGTAAACGGGGCGCGGGTCGCCACTTATGACGCGGAGGGTAACGAGGTTTGGGTATCCGTACCCGAAGTAGTTTTTGACGAGATGGGCTTCAGGGCTGACGCCGCGGTCATCGGGGCGGAATACAAAGCCCCTACCGATACGGACGCGCAGCAGCATCGAAAAGAGCTGGACAAGCTGGCGATGGGTGCGGAAACGCTGGAGGCGGCAGCCGCCAAACGCAAAGGCAAAGCAGTCCCATTCGGCGGCGAAATCGACCCGTACAAACATCAGGAAGATACGCTTGCCGCGCGAAATACGCTCTTTATGCCCAAACAGGGACAGCAGATGGCGTACAACCGGATGGAGGTCTCTGAGCAGGTATTGAGCAAGGTCGAAATCGCCAAACGCTTAAAACCCCGCGTCGAGGCAGACGGCGGCGACTGGAAACAGGCGATGGCGGTCATCCTCAAACACTACCCGGAAGGCGTGGTCGAGAGCAAATTGGACGAGGTTTACGACAGGCTGAAGACGATGGGTCGTCTGAAGCTGCATAAAACCGGTTAG
- a CDS encoding major capsid protein, whose amino-acid sequence MSASHLRGLRGQLDPVLTNLALGYKQADFIAEKIFPVVFTEKEGVRVPVFGKGSFVEYQTERAVGAASNVITLDSPSFMPVVLEEHDLAAGVDYREQAESMYDERAKATRRAVKGVQLRQEIETAALLQNSAAYQSGFSKDLASTQKWSDKNSDPLADIETARETVRAGCGVRPSVLVVGASVLSALKRHEKLIGALGANERKSLLTVEQLKNLLELDDIIVGEAASTPAANKATQDIWGKFASLIVRPTAASGGNDEGEPSFGYTFRRRGMPVVDRYEEVGGKVEYARYTDIRKAAVVGGACGFLFENAVT is encoded by the coding sequence ATGAGTGCATCTCATTTGCGCGGTCTGCGCGGCCAGCTTGATCCGGTTTTGACCAATCTCGCACTGGGCTACAAGCAGGCGGATTTCATTGCCGAGAAAATCTTTCCGGTGGTGTTTACTGAAAAAGAAGGCGTGCGTGTGCCGGTGTTCGGCAAGGGTTCGTTTGTCGAGTATCAGACCGAACGTGCGGTCGGTGCGGCATCGAATGTGATTACGCTGGACTCGCCAAGCTTTATGCCGGTCGTGTTGGAAGAGCATGATTTGGCCGCCGGTGTGGATTACCGCGAACAAGCGGAATCCATGTACGACGAGCGCGCCAAAGCAACACGCCGCGCGGTCAAGGGCGTGCAGCTGCGTCAGGAAATCGAAACTGCCGCCCTCCTGCAAAACTCAGCGGCGTATCAGTCCGGTTTCAGCAAAGATTTGGCCTCCACCCAAAAATGGAGCGATAAAAACTCTGATCCGTTGGCAGACATCGAAACCGCCCGCGAAACGGTTCGCGCAGGCTGCGGTGTACGCCCGTCGGTACTGGTGGTCGGCGCAAGCGTGCTGTCGGCACTGAAACGCCACGAGAAACTTATCGGCGCGCTGGGTGCGAATGAGCGCAAGTCCCTGCTCACGGTCGAGCAGCTGAAAAACCTGCTGGAGTTGGACGACATCATCGTCGGAGAAGCGGCATCTACGCCTGCCGCCAATAAGGCCACCCAAGATATTTGGGGCAAATTCGCCAGCCTGATTGTGCGCCCGACTGCGGCTTCCGGCGGCAATGACGAGGGTGAGCCGAGCTTCGGTTATACCTTCCGCCGTCGCGGTATGCCGGTAGTCGACCGCTATGAAGAAGTCGGCGGCAAGGTGGAATACGCGCGCTATACCGACA
- a CDS encoding HU family DNA-binding protein translates to MPHLNLNRSQKVNKSELIQAVVAEANLSQVQAAKVVDAVIGAIKQELAKGGEVALVGFGTFYVAQSAERKGRNPKTGEPLTIAATKTPKFRAGKPLKEAVNR, encoded by the coding sequence CTGCCGCATTTAAACCTAAACAGGAGTCAAAAAGTGAATAAATCTGAATTAATACAAGCTGTTGTTGCCGAAGCCAACCTGAGCCAAGTGCAAGCGGCAAAAGTGGTGGATGCCGTTATCGGTGCAATCAAGCAGGAACTGGCCAAAGGCGGTGAGGTCGCATTGGTCGGATTCGGCACGTTTTACGTCGCCCAATCCGCCGAGCGCAAAGGCCGTAACCCGAAGACCGGCGAGCCGTTGACGATTGCCGCCACCAAAACGCCTAAATTCCGTGCCGGAAAACCTTTGAAAGAAGCGGTAAACAGATAA
- a CDS encoding glycoside hydrolase family 108 protein, protein MSDKFNQFINRVLSHEGGYVNHPKDPGGETNWGITKRTAMANGFNGSMRAMTREQAIGIYRKAFWERYHADQMPEAVAFQFFDACVNHGYGNAARMLQRAAGVPDDGIIGEISLKAINSLPENDLLLRFNAERLVFYTKLGTFTSFGKGWVRRVAQNLIHASADNID, encoded by the coding sequence ATGTCAGACAAATTCAACCAATTCATCAACCGCGTCCTCTCTCACGAGGGCGGTTACGTCAATCATCCCAAAGACCCCGGCGGCGAAACCAACTGGGGTATCACCAAGCGTACCGCAATGGCAAACGGCTTTAACGGTTCCATGCGTGCCATGACCCGCGAACAGGCTATCGGTATTTACCGAAAGGCGTTTTGGGAGCGTTACCACGCCGACCAAATGCCCGAAGCGGTCGCTTTCCAATTTTTTGATGCCTGCGTCAACCACGGTTACGGCAATGCCGCCCGTATGCTCCAACGCGCCGCAGGCGTGCCGGACGACGGCATCATCGGCGAAATCAGTCTCAAAGCCATCAATTCCCTCCCCGAAAACGACCTTTTATTGCGGTTCAACGCCGAGCGTCTGGTCTTTTATACCAAGCTCGGTACGTTCACGTCTTTCGGTAAAGGTTGGGTCCGCCGCGTCGCGCAAAACCTGATCCACGCATCAGCGGACAACATTGATTAA
- a CDS encoding helix-turn-helix transcriptional regulator — protein sequence MSLIFTGNIRELLAKEELTIAEFADLIDEKVSRVNDVLSGKQRPPFDMVEKILSKFDVDANWLISGKKNSKRNISSLTALSDDYAYIPMFDVEVSAGNGTTAYGVTDPANHLAFRRDWLLQRGLHEQDLNIVTAKGDSMEPTISSKDTLLVDTSKTNPRDGQIYVIRSGDVLWVKRVQRQIDGSLLLISDNSTYPPMPLMLSDHPDIQVIGQVVQISKDLN from the coding sequence ATGAGTTTGATTTTTACTGGAAATATTCGTGAACTTCTTGCGAAAGAAGAGCTGACTATCGCCGAATTTGCCGATTTGATAGATGAAAAAGTATCTAGGGTAAATGATGTTTTAAGCGGAAAACAGCGTCCACCATTTGATATGGTGGAAAAAATATTGAGCAAATTTGATGTTGATGCAAACTGGCTGATTTCTGGAAAAAAGAACAGTAAAAGGAATATTTCTAGTTTGACGGCATTATCTGACGACTACGCCTATATCCCCATGTTTGATGTCGAGGTCTCCGCGGGCAATGGCACGACCGCCTACGGCGTAACCGACCCCGCCAATCATTTGGCGTTCCGTCGAGACTGGCTGCTCCAACGCGGCCTGCATGAGCAAGACCTCAACATCGTTACAGCCAAAGGAGACAGCATGGAGCCGACCATCAGCAGCAAAGACACGCTGCTGGTTGATACCTCCAAAACCAATCCGCGCGACGGTCAGATTTACGTTATCCGCAGCGGTGACGTGTTATGGGTAAAGCGTGTCCAACGCCAAATCGACGGCAGCCTGCTTTTAATCTCCGACAACTCGACCTATCCGCCCATGCCGCTGATGTTGTCAGACCATCCGGACATACAGGTTATCGGGCAAGTGGTTCAGATTTCAAAAGACCTGAACTAG
- a CDS encoding terminase large subunit domain-containing protein: protein MTTKTEDRTPSALLPYQQRWCADNSPVKLCEKSRRIGLSWGEAADTALLAASSGGMDAWYIGYNKDMALEFIRDCANWAKFYGLAAGEIEETEEVFVEGDDKKSVLAFVIRFASGWRVTALSSRPSNLRGKQGRVIIDEAAFHDQLGELLKAAMALLMWGGQVHIISTHDGVDNPFNELITDIRAGKKPYSIHRITFDEAVSDGLYRRICLRLGKEWTKEGEETWCKEIRDFYGDDASEELDCIPKNGGGKWLNRALIESRMSPYTPVIRYDQSDEFGLLPEPRRAAEVADWIADTLQPLLDGLDKTRVSFVGEDFARSGDRTVIVPLLQQPNLSLKPPFVLELGNMPFAQQEQIMKHLLHGLPNLRGAALDARGNGQSIAEAMRDEFGAEVCESVMLSENWYRTHTAPFKAALEDGTLDAIPKDEDILADLRAFELVRGVPRIPDVRTKGQDGKKRHGDAAIAFVLAHYASRELNTGPIRVASRRIRRKSALTKGY from the coding sequence ATGACGACCAAAACCGAAGACCGCACGCCATCGGCATTGCTGCCTTACCAGCAGCGTTGGTGCGCCGATAACTCTCCCGTCAAACTCTGCGAAAAATCCCGACGCATCGGTCTGAGCTGGGGCGAGGCTGCCGATACCGCCTTACTTGCCGCCTCATCGGGCGGCATGGACGCATGGTACATAGGCTACAACAAAGACATGGCTTTGGAGTTTATCCGCGATTGTGCCAACTGGGCGAAATTCTACGGTTTGGCGGCAGGCGAAATCGAAGAGACTGAAGAGGTGTTCGTCGAGGGTGACGACAAAAAATCCGTCCTCGCCTTCGTCATCCGTTTCGCGTCCGGCTGGCGCGTTACCGCCTTATCCAGCCGCCCCTCAAACCTTCGCGGTAAGCAGGGGCGCGTCATCATCGATGAAGCGGCGTTCCACGATCAGCTCGGAGAGCTGCTCAAAGCGGCAATGGCATTGCTGATGTGGGGCGGGCAAGTACACATCATCTCTACCCATGACGGTGTGGACAATCCGTTCAACGAGCTGATTACCGACATCCGTGCGGGCAAAAAGCCGTACTCCATCCACCGCATTACTTTCGACGAGGCCGTTTCAGACGGCCTCTACCGCCGCATCTGCCTGCGTTTGGGTAAAGAGTGGACGAAAGAGGGAGAGGAGACATGGTGCAAAGAGATTCGTGATTTCTACGGCGACGATGCATCCGAAGAGTTGGACTGCATCCCTAAAAACGGCGGCGGCAAATGGCTCAACCGAGCCTTGATTGAGAGCCGTATGAGTCCTTATACGCCGGTTATCAGATACGACCAAAGCGATGAGTTCGGCCTCTTGCCCGAGCCGCGCCGCGCCGCCGAAGTGGCGGACTGGATAGCCGACACCCTGCAACCGCTGCTCGACGGTTTGGATAAAACCCGGGTTTCCTTTGTGGGTGAAGACTTTGCCCGCAGCGGAGACCGTACCGTCATCGTCCCTTTATTGCAGCAGCCTAATTTAAGCCTTAAGCCGCCGTTCGTGTTGGAGTTGGGCAATATGCCGTTTGCCCAACAAGAGCAAATTATGAAACACCTGTTGCACGGCTTACCCAATCTGCGCGGAGCGGCATTGGACGCGCGCGGCAACGGTCAGTCAATAGCCGAAGCCATGCGCGACGAATTTGGCGCGGAGGTATGCGAGTCGGTCATGCTCTCGGAAAACTGGTACCGCACCCATACCGCTCCGTTCAAAGCCGCCCTCGAAGACGGCACGTTGGACGCAATCCCCAAAGACGAAGACATCCTGGCCGACCTGCGTGCCTTCGAGCTGGTCAGAGGCGTGCCGCGCATCCCCGACGTACGTACTAAAGGTCAAGACGGCAAAAAACGCCACGGCGACGCGGCGATTGCCTTTGTTCTTGCCCATTACGCCAGCCGCGAGCTGAATACCGGACCGATACGCGTAGCCAGCCGCCGAATCCGCCGAAAAAGCGCATTAACCAAAGGTTATTAA
- a CDS encoding ExeA family protein, whose product MKQFFETNGAEIPASLRNEPEAAPAQATYEDKDNEMLLRKATLNQAAKQHFSLFRDPFNDEIQSADDVYMTPDVRYVREAMFQTACHGGFVAVVGKSGAGKSTLREDLQDRINREGRQIILIEPYVLAMEDNDQKGKTLKAVHIAEAILEAVSPGASPKRSPEARFRQIHRALSESAKAGNKHLLLIEEAHGLPLPTLKHLKRFFELKNGFERLLGIVLIGQTELAQKLSENNPAVREVVQRCEVVTLLPLTDGKLEGYLKHKFARVNADMAKILDQSAIDAVAERLTVKSRTSKGLETNSLLYPLAVNNLVAAAMNQAAELGFEMVDGDVVRGV is encoded by the coding sequence TTGAAACAATTTTTTGAAACGAATGGTGCGGAAATCCCAGCGAGCCTGAGAAACGAGCCGGAAGCCGCACCTGCCCAAGCAACTTATGAAGACAAGGACAATGAGATGTTACTACGAAAAGCAACTTTAAACCAAGCGGCAAAACAACATTTTAGCCTATTCCGCGACCCGTTTAATGACGAAATCCAGTCTGCGGACGATGTGTATATGACGCCGGATGTGCGCTATGTGAGAGAGGCGATGTTTCAGACGGCCTGCCACGGCGGTTTTGTGGCGGTGGTCGGCAAAAGCGGCGCGGGTAAATCCACACTGCGAGAAGACCTGCAAGACCGCATCAACCGCGAAGGCCGACAAATCATCCTGATCGAGCCTTATGTCTTGGCGATGGAGGACAACGACCAAAAAGGCAAAACGCTTAAGGCAGTACATATTGCCGAGGCCATTTTGGAGGCGGTGTCGCCGGGAGCCAGCCCTAAACGCAGCCCGGAAGCACGTTTTCGCCAAATCCACCGCGCTTTGTCGGAAAGCGCGAAAGCGGGCAACAAACACCTGCTCTTGATTGAGGAGGCGCACGGTCTGCCGCTGCCGACCTTGAAACACTTGAAACGCTTTTTTGAGCTGAAAAACGGGTTTGAACGCCTGCTCGGGATTGTCTTAATCGGTCAGACGGAGTTGGCGCAAAAACTCAGCGAAAACAATCCTGCGGTGCGCGAGGTGGTGCAACGCTGCGAAGTGGTTACGCTCTTGCCGCTAACCGACGGCAAGCTCGAAGGCTATCTCAAGCACAAATTTGCCCGCGTCAATGCGGACATGGCGAAGATTTTAGACCAAAGCGCGATTGATGCGGTTGCCGAGCGTCTGACAGTCAAAAGCCGCACGAGCAAGGGATTGGAAACCAACAGCCTGCTCTATCCGCTGGCGGTCAACAACTTGGTGGCGGCAGCGATGAATCAGGCGGCGGAGCTTGGTTTTGAGATGGTTGACGGCGATGTGGTACGGGGGGTGTGA
- a CDS encoding gp16 family protein, which yields METRAQKKQRLIRLIHVAKTRLMMDDGEYRALLANLSCGKTSSTKLSVEELELAVRAMKMRGFVVATKAQAASSKPDLPVHMPNCMMEAQVKKIRALWLELHHLGAVRSPSELSLARFVKRMTGIDYHGWLGTDDAIRVIEHLKKWKVRVENGGQQSA from the coding sequence ATGGAAACCCGTGCTCAGAAAAAACAGCGGTTGATACGGCTCATCCATGTGGCCAAAACCCGGTTGATGATGGACGACGGCGAATATCGCGCGCTGCTCGCCAACCTGTCATGCGGCAAGACGAGCAGTACCAAGTTATCGGTCGAAGAGTTGGAGCTTGCCGTACGGGCGATGAAGATGCGGGGTTTTGTGGTTGCCACAAAAGCGCAGGCGGCATCAAGTAAGCCTGATTTGCCGGTGCATATGCCCAACTGCATGATGGAGGCGCAGGTCAAAAAGATACGCGCGCTTTGGTTGGAGCTGCACCATTTGGGCGCGGTGCGAAGCCCGTCCGAATTGAGCCTGGCTCGATTTGTCAAACGCATGACGGGCATAGATTATCATGGATGGTTAGGGACTGATGACGCAATACGGGTCATCGAGCATTTGAAGAAGTGGAAAGTGAGGGTGGAAAATGGCGGACAACAGAGTGCCTGA
- a CDS encoding TraR/DksA family transcriptional regulator, producing the protein MTDFADRASEREAIFLEESLAKHQIMPERADSLSHCEDCGSPIPDARRKAVKGCTRCIVCQEYFEHGWP; encoded by the coding sequence ATGACTGATTTTGCCGACCGCGCATCAGAGCGTGAAGCCATATTTTTGGAAGAGTCCCTGGCGAAACATCAAATCATGCCGGAACGTGCCGACAGCCTGAGCCATTGCGAAGATTGCGGCAGCCCGATACCGGACGCAAGGCGAAAAGCAGTCAAAGGCTGCACCCGCTGCATCGTTTGCCAAGAATATTTCGAACACGGATGGCCTTAA
- a CDS encoding DUF3164 family protein, translating to MNIDKTQYKQDAKGNLVPLANIKEIDLLRDELVQEIAAKARAVEDNLMAFKREAMDDIAAFVQLSADRYDVSVGGKKGNISLHSFDGAYRVNLAMQDTLVFDEGLIAAKALIDECINEWTEGSRTELKTLINAAFQVDKEGNISTARVLGLRRLQITDEKWQRAMDALSDSLQVHISKPFVRVYRRGEDGEYQLMNLDVAKV from the coding sequence ATGAACATTGATAAAACCCAATACAAACAGGATGCCAAAGGTAATCTCGTGCCGCTGGCCAATATTAAAGAAATCGACTTGCTGCGCGATGAGCTGGTGCAGGAAATCGCCGCCAAAGCCCGCGCGGTAGAGGATAACCTGATGGCGTTCAAACGCGAGGCAATGGACGATATCGCAGCGTTTGTGCAGTTGAGTGCCGACCGCTACGACGTATCTGTCGGTGGCAAGAAAGGCAATATCAGCCTGCACAGCTTCGACGGCGCGTACCGCGTCAACCTCGCCATGCAGGACACGCTGGTATTCGACGAAGGTTTGATTGCCGCCAAAGCCCTGATTGACGAGTGCATCAACGAATGGACGGAAGGCAGCCGAACGGAATTGAAAACGCTGATTAACGCGGCCTTCCAGGTGGACAAAGAAGGCAACATCAGCACCGCCCGCGTCCTCGGTCTGCGCCGCCTGCAAATCACGGATGAAAAATGGCAACGGGCGATGGATGCGCTCTCCGACAGTTTGCAGGTGCATATCAGCAAGCCGTTTGTGCGGGTGTACCGGCGCGGCGAGGATGGGGAGTATCAGTTGATGAATTTGGATGTGGCGAAGGTGTGA
- a CDS encoding 2-oxoacid:acceptor oxidoreductase: MSYEIFRAGTRTDANGNTVTITEADLAAAAQAYDPKVHEAPIVVGHPKADAPAYGWVKSLGVQNGVLTADFAQVDEGFADLVKAGRYKKVSASFYPPTSPNNPKPGIWTLRHVGFLGAQPPAVKGLSAISFAEGEVYVEFAEDAHLQTASLLSRFRDWFIGRFGLDEADKVLPDWQIEAIKELAAVPQTYAPAEFTESPPPPENHENKETPMSLEQELAAEKAAREAAEKEAAESKAELKKLQDEQHTALRDGAHEQNVEYAEGLVKTGRLKPADKDLVVKVLDFAEYPADVTADFGEGSKKQPLSDALRAFFTAVLPKQIQGGEMAKGETPSGLAADFAEASDPEALSHHQRALALAAKEGIPYEEAARRTIA; the protein is encoded by the coding sequence ATGTCTTACGAAATTTTCCGCGCAGGCACGCGCACCGATGCAAACGGCAATACGGTAACGATTACCGAGGCCGACCTTGCCGCCGCTGCCCAAGCATATGACCCGAAGGTGCATGAGGCTCCTATTGTGGTCGGGCATCCCAAGGCAGATGCGCCCGCCTACGGCTGGGTCAAGTCGCTTGGTGTGCAAAACGGCGTGCTAACGGCGGACTTTGCCCAAGTCGATGAGGGCTTTGCGGATTTGGTTAAAGCCGGACGATATAAAAAAGTGTCGGCGAGTTTTTATCCGCCAACCAGTCCGAACAATCCCAAACCGGGCATTTGGACGCTGCGCCATGTCGGCTTTTTGGGCGCGCAACCGCCCGCCGTCAAAGGTTTGTCTGCCATCAGTTTTGCCGAGGGCGAAGTTTATGTTGAGTTTGCCGAAGATGCACATCTTCAGACAGCCTCGTTATTAAGCCGTTTCAGAGACTGGTTTATCGGCCGTTTCGGCCTGGACGAAGCCGATAAAGTATTGCCTGACTGGCAAATTGAGGCAATTAAAGAATTGGCTGCCGTGCCTCAAACCTATGCGCCTGCCGAATTTACCGAATCACCCCCACCCCCAGAAAACCATGAAAACAAGGAGACCCCTATGTCGTTGGAACAAGAGCTTGCAGCCGAAAAGGCCGCCCGCGAAGCTGCCGAGAAGGAGGCCGCCGAATCGAAGGCGGAATTGAAAAAGCTGCAAGACGAGCAGCATACCGCCCTGCGCGATGGTGCGCATGAGCAGAATGTCGAATATGCCGAAGGCTTGGTCAAGACAGGCCGTCTGAAACCTGCCGACAAGGATTTGGTCGTCAAGGTTTTGGATTTTGCTGAATACCCCGCCGACGTAACCGCCGACTTCGGTGAAGGCAGTAAGAAGCAGCCTTTGTCTGATGCGCTGCGTGCGTTTTTTACCGCTGTCCTGCCTAAGCAGATTCAGGGCGGCGAGATGGCTAAAGGCGAAACGCCGTCGGGATTGGCGGCAGACTTTGCCGAAGCGTCGGACCCGGAAGCCTTGAGCCATCACCAACGTGCATTGGCATTGGCGGCGAAGGAAGGTATCCCTTACGAAGAGGCTGCCCGCCGTACTATTGCTTAA
- a CDS encoding Mor transcription activator family protein, whose translation MADNRVPELVADLEDQAVACLMSVLPMERQQAVEVSKKLSHHLTSNWGGQLIYFPKNLLGRVSERDMQIYKEFNGKNHVELARRYDLTVQHIYRIVKEVGMAERAKNQGDLFV comes from the coding sequence ATGGCGGACAACAGAGTGCCTGAGCTGGTGGCGGACTTGGAAGACCAGGCGGTCGCCTGCTTGATGTCGGTATTGCCGATGGAGCGGCAGCAGGCGGTCGAGGTATCTAAAAAGCTGTCTCATCATCTGACCAGCAACTGGGGCGGGCAGTTGATTTATTTTCCCAAAAACCTTTTGGGCAGAGTATCGGAGCGCGATATGCAGATTTATAAGGAATTTAACGGCAAGAATCATGTGGAGCTTGCGCGCAGATATGATTTGACCGTTCAGCACATCTACCGCATCGTCAAGGAGGTCGGGATGGCGGAGCGGGCAAAAAATCAGGGAGATTTGTTTGTGTGA